In one Mycoplasmoides pirum ATCC 25960 genomic region, the following are encoded:
- the fusA gene encoding elongation factor G — translation MARTVPLDQYRNFGIMAHIDAGKTTTSERILFHSGKTHKIGEVHEGAATMDWMEQEKERGITITSAATSVTWKNCNLNLIDTPGHVDFTVEVERSLRVLDGAVAVLDAQMGVEPQTETVWRQASRYRVPRIVFVNKMDKTGANFERAVTSIHSRLGVKAVPIQLPIGAENEFNAIIDLVEMRALQFDGGPNENYEIIEIPENLKAKAQEMRNSMIEEIVNFDDACMEKYLEGKELTVEEIKRCIRKGVVSATLFPVLCGTAYRNKGVKPLLDAVVDYLPSPIDVPPAKGIDGNTDKEIDVLSSDDAPFVGLAFKVATDPFVGRLTFVRVYSGVLTSGSYVMNVGKDKKERVSRLVKMHASQRNEINEVHAGDICAIVGLKDTTTGDTLAKEGVDIRLESMQFAEPVISLAVEPKTKADQEKMGIALSKLAEEDPTFKTYTDEETGQVIISGMGELHLDILVDRMRREFKVEVNVGAPQVSYRETFTKEADVEGKYIKQSGGRGQYGHVVITFQPNHDKGFEFEDKIVGGRIPKEYIKPVKAGLEDALNNGPLAGYPMIDIKAILHDGSYHEVDSNEMAFKIAASMALKEAGKKCNPVLLEPIMSIEVTVPEQNFGDAMGDISSRRGSIEGTEQRDNVQVIKAKVPLREMFGYATDLRSFTQGRGNYIMQFSHYAEAPKSITNEVVDSKLKGKK, via the coding sequence ATGGCAAGAACTGTCCCATTAGATCAATACCGTAATTTTGGTATTATGGCTCATATTGATGCTGGTAAAACAACAACATCTGAAAGAATTTTGTTTCACTCAGGTAAAACACACAAAATTGGTGAAGTGCACGAAGGTGCAGCTACAATGGACTGAATGGAACAAGAAAAAGAAAGAGGTATTACAATTACTTCTGCTGCTACTTCAGTTACATGAAAAAACTGTAATTTGAACTTAATAGACACACCAGGACATGTTGATTTCACTGTTGAAGTAGAACGTTCATTACGTGTTTTAGATGGTGCTGTAGCAGTTTTAGATGCACAAATGGGTGTTGAACCACAAACAGAAACTGTTTGAAGACAAGCATCAAGATACCGTGTACCTCGTATCGTTTTTGTTAATAAAATGGACAAAACAGGTGCTAATTTTGAAAGAGCTGTAACTTCAATTCATTCTCGTCTAGGTGTTAAAGCTGTTCCTATTCAATTGCCAATTGGTGCTGAAAATGAATTCAATGCAATTATTGATTTAGTCGAAATGCGTGCTTTACAATTTGATGGTGGTCCAAATGAAAATTATGAAATCATTGAAATTCCTGAAAATTTAAAAGCAAAAGCACAAGAAATGCGTAATAGCATGATTGAAGAAATTGTTAATTTTGATGATGCTTGTATGGAAAAATATCTTGAAGGCAAAGAATTAACAGTTGAAGAAATAAAAAGATGTATTCGTAAAGGTGTTGTTAGTGCAACATTATTTCCTGTACTTTGTGGAACTGCATACCGAAACAAAGGTGTTAAACCTTTATTAGATGCTGTAGTTGATTACTTACCTTCACCAATTGATGTTCCACCTGCAAAAGGAATTGATGGAAATACAGATAAAGAAATAGATGTACTAAGTTCAGATGATGCGCCATTTGTTGGTTTAGCTTTTAAAGTTGCAACTGATCCATTTGTTGGTCGTTTAACATTTGTTCGTGTTTATTCAGGAGTATTAACTTCTGGTTCGTATGTAATGAATGTTGGAAAAGATAAAAAAGAACGCGTTTCTCGTTTAGTTAAAATGCATGCATCTCAACGAAATGAAATCAATGAAGTTCATGCTGGTGACATTTGTGCTATAGTTGGTTTAAAAGATACAACAACAGGTGATACATTAGCAAAAGAAGGTGTTGATATTCGCTTAGAATCAATGCAATTTGCTGAACCAGTTATTTCATTAGCTGTCGAACCTAAAACAAAAGCTGATCAAGAAAAAATGGGTATAGCTTTAAGTAAATTAGCTGAAGAAGATCCAACATTTAAAACATATACTGATGAAGAAACAGGTCAAGTAATTATTTCTGGTATGGGTGAATTACATCTAGATATTTTAGTTGATCGTATGCGTCGTGAATTTAAAGTAGAAGTTAATGTGGGTGCTCCACAAGTAAGTTATCGTGAAACATTTACAAAAGAAGCTGATGTTGAAGGTAAATATATTAAACAATCTGGTGGTCGTGGACAATATGGACATGTTGTTATTACTTTTCAACCAAACCATGATAAAGGATTTGAATTTGAAGATAAAATTGTTGGTGGAAGAATTCCAAAAGAATATATTAAACCTGTTAAAGCTGGTTTAGAAGACGCATTAAATAACGGGCCTTTGGCTGGTTATCCAATGATTGATATTAAAGCTATTTTGCATGATGGTTCTTATCATGAAGTTGATAGTAATGAAATGGCATTTAAAATTGCTGCATCAATGGCATTAAAAGAAGCTGGTAAAAAATGTAACCCAGTATTATTAGAACCAATTATGAGTATTGAAGTTACTGTTCCTGAACAAAACTTTGGTGATGCCATGGGTGATATTAGTTCACGACGTGGAAGTATAGAAGGTACTGAACAACGTGATAACGTTCAAGTAATTAAAGCTAAAGTTCCTTTGAGAGAAATGTTTGGATATGCAACTGATTTACGTTCATTTACTCAAGGTCGCGGTAATTACATTATGCAATTTAGCCATTATGCTGAAGCACCTAAATCTATAACAAATGAAGTGGTCGATAGTAAATTAAAAGGCAAAAAATAG